Within the Gemmatimonadaceae bacterium genome, the region GATGAGTGATGCCCGGATGATCGTGGATGCCTTCATCGCGGGGCGGTGGGTGAGCGGCGCGCGGCGATTTCCCGTCGTGTCGCCGTTCACGGGCGAGACGGTGGCGTCCGTGGTGGATTGCGGGGAGGAGGAGGCCCGCGACGCGGTGCAGGCGACCGTGTCGGCCTTCGCGTCGTGGCGGCGGACCACTGCCTATGAACGCGCCGCCATCCTCTCGCGATGGAACGAGCTGATCCTGCGCGACGAGGCGTGGCTGGGGGAACTCATGGCGCGGGAGATGGGCAAACCCATCACCGAGGCGCGCGGTGAGGCGCGCTATGCCGCCGGCTTCGTGAGCTACTACGCCGGCGAAGCCATTCGCGTGCGTGGCGAGACCATCCCGTCGCAGTTCGCGCACAAGCGACTCCTCGTCAACGCGCGACCGGTGGGGCCGGTGTATGCCGTCACTCCCTGGAACTTCCCGGCGGCGATGATCACGCGGAAGGCGGCGCCGGCGCTTGCCGCGGGCTGCACGATGATCGTGAAGCCCGCCGAGCAGTCGCCGCTCACCGCGCTGCACCTGGCGAAGTTGTGGGAAGAGGCCGGCGGCCCGGCCGGCACGTTGCAACTTCTCCCGTGCCGTGACCCGGTTCCGGTGTCGCGCGTGTGCATGGACGACGCGCGCATCCGCAAGCTCTCGTTCACCGGGAGCACCGAGGTGGGAATGCTCCTCTACGCGCAGGCGTCGCGCACCATGAAGCGGATGTCGCTCGAACTGGGAGGGCACGCCCCGTTCCTCGTCTTCGGTGACGCCGAGATCGCGCGCGCGGTGCGCGAGGTGGTCGCCTCCAAGTTCCGCAACGCGGGGCAAACGTGCGTCTGCGCCAATCGCATCTACGTGCACCGCTCGATCGTCGCCCCCTTCACCATGCAGCTGGCGGAGGCGACACGCGCGCTCGCCGTGGGCGACCCGCTCGACGCCGCCACGCAGGTAGGACCGCTGGTCGATGCCGCGGCCGTGGCGAAGGTCGAATCGCACGTGGCCGACGCCGTCGTGCACGGCGCCACGGTCGTCACCGGAGGGGCGCGCGGCGAGCGTACCTTCTTCGCCCCCACCGTACTGGGCAACGTGCGAAGCGGGATGCGCATCCTGGAGGAAGAGACCTTTGGCCCGGTTGCCCCCGTCATCCCGTTCGACGACGATGCCGAGGCGGTGAGCGCCGCCAACGACACTAGCGCGGGGCTCGCTGCGTACCTTTGGACCCGCGACCTGTCACGCGCCATCCGCGTGAGCGAGGCACTCGACTTCGGCATCGTCGGCGTGAATGACGGCGTCCCCTCCACGCCGCAGGCGCCGTTTGGTGGGGTGAAGTTCTCCGGACTGGGACGCGAGGGGGGACACCAGGGGATCGCCGAGTACCTCGACACGCAGTACGTCTCGTTAGGGCTCGATTCGTGAAGGAGGCCGGGTCGGTGGCCAGGGTGACGCCGTTCACACCAGCGGTGGGCCGCATCGCGACGGCGCGACGCGCGCTGCGATCCCTTGCAACGGGCATCGCGATCTCGCTCGCCACCGCGAGTGCGGCCGAGGTGGCACGTGCGCAGCCGACTGATCTTGCCGCATGCATGGCGCGCCTTCGCCGGACCACGGCCGGACGCCGCATCACCACCGAGACGTGGCGACGACACACGGCAACGCTGACGTCCGACCCTCGCGTGCTGGCGCAGCTCGACCAACAGCCGGAGTTCAAGCTCCCGGTGTGGGACTATCTCGCGGTGATGGTCGATGACGAGCGCCTCGAAGACGGGCGCCGCCTCATGGCGGGGCACCGCGCCACATTCGCTGCCATCGAGCGACGCTACGGCGTCGACCCGCACGTCGTGGCCGCCATCTGGGGCATCGAGAGCAACTTTGGCCAGGGGATGGGAGGCTTCGACGTGCTGCGTTCGCTGGCCACGCTCAGCTGCAACGGACGGCGGCAGGCGTACTTCCGCCAGGAGTTCCTGGCGGCACTGCGCATCGTGCAGAAGGGCGACATCGCCGGCGACCGCTTCCGCGGCTCGTGGGCGGGCGCCTTTGGCCAGGTGCAGTTCATGCCCGGGAGCTACGAGTGGCTCGCCGTCGACTTCGATGGTGATGGGCGCCGCGATATCCTCCACACGATTCCCGACGCACTGGCCTCGGCGGCTAACTACCTGAAGCGGTCGCGTTGGCGAACGGGGGAGCCGTGGGGGGTGGAGGTTCGGCTGCCGTCGAC harbors:
- a CDS encoding lytic murein transglycosylase codes for the protein MKEAGSVARVTPFTPAVGRIATARRALRSLATGIAISLATASAAEVARAQPTDLAACMARLRRTTAGRRITTETWRRHTATLTSDPRVLAQLDQQPEFKLPVWDYLAVMVDDERLEDGRRLMAGHRATFAAIERRYGVDPHVVAAIWGIESNFGQGMGGFDVLRSLATLSCNGRRQAYFRQEFLAALRIVQKGDIAGDRFRGSWAGAFGQVQFMPGSYEWLAVDFDGDGRRDILHTIPDALASAANYLKRSRWRTGEPWGVEVRLPSTLDASAEGRRIRRPLSAWVARGVTRADGASLTGTLPATATAGLHLPAGPLGPAFLVLDNFTAIYRYNASEAYTLAVAHLADRLRGGGPFVTPWPTDDPGLSRADRRELQRLLAQRGHDIGDPTGVLTARTRTAVKAEQGRLGHAVTGRPGQRLLRELRQPVSP
- a CDS encoding NAD-dependent succinate-semialdehyde dehydrogenase; translated protein: MSDARMIVDAFIAGRWVSGARRFPVVSPFTGETVASVVDCGEEEARDAVQATVSAFASWRRTTAYERAAILSRWNELILRDEAWLGELMAREMGKPITEARGEARYAAGFVSYYAGEAIRVRGETIPSQFAHKRLLVNARPVGPVYAVTPWNFPAAMITRKAAPALAAGCTMIVKPAEQSPLTALHLAKLWEEAGGPAGTLQLLPCRDPVPVSRVCMDDARIRKLSFTGSTEVGMLLYAQASRTMKRMSLELGGHAPFLVFGDAEIARAVREVVASKFRNAGQTCVCANRIYVHRSIVAPFTMQLAEATRALAVGDPLDAATQVGPLVDAAAVAKVESHVADAVVHGATVVTGGARGERTFFAPTVLGNVRSGMRILEEETFGPVAPVIPFDDDAEAVSAANDTSAGLAAYLWTRDLSRAIRVSEALDFGIVGVNDGVPSTPQAPFGGVKFSGLGREGGHQGIAEYLDTQYVSLGLDS